The DNA segment ACACTATAAATATGAGTCCACTAATGCATAGAGCAACAAGCGTCAGTATCAGCCGAAGAAAGGGAGATCAGGTATTCGTGTAAGGCGATAGTCTGATGAAGCCACTTCCAGGTCTGGTGCAGGGTGTTAATTCGAAAACGAATCCCCAAACAGTCCCGACAGTCACTTGGCATTCCTCCTCTTGGATGCAGGATGAAGAAAAAAATCACCAAACAAGTTAATTAACACTAACTTGatgttattaaagaaaatatagaaattataattaataaaatggctataaattaatgaaatctaCGAAATGTACAGACTTGCACGAGCGCGTAACAAAGTGTGAATTCTTTACCTTCTGACGTCTCATTTTATTCATGCTGATAGTGATAAGCGGGCCAAGGAACTGGAGGTCGGGCGAGGGCATTCGAAGTTCACTTGAAGACTAgcaaacaaatatattgataaG comes from the Nymphalis io chromosome 1, ilAglIoxx1.1, whole genome shotgun sequence genome and includes:
- the LOC126769834 gene encoding uncharacterized protein LOC126769834; this encodes MPSDCRDCLGIRFRINTLHQTWKWLHQTIALHEYLISLSSADTDACCSMH